A stretch of the Nicotiana tabacum cultivar K326 chromosome 6, ASM71507v2, whole genome shotgun sequence genome encodes the following:
- the LOC107780332 gene encoding uncharacterized protein LOC107780332 yields MLLAVLFANSEGNILVERFNGVPAEERLHWRSFLVKLGAENLKGVKNEELLVACHKSVYIVYTVLGDVSIYIVGKDEYDELALSEAIFVITSAIKDVCGKPPTERSFLDKYGKICLVLDEIVWTGLLENIDKDRIKRLVRLKPPTEF; encoded by the exons ATGCTTTTGGCTGTCTTATTTGCTAACTCCGAGGGCAACATCCTCGTCGAACG TTTTAATGGAGTACCAGCAGAGGAGCGTCTGCATTGGAGGTCTTTCTTAGTTAAGCTGGGTGCAGAGAATCTTAAAGGGGTCAAGAATGAAGAACTCCTAGTGGCTTGCCACAA GTCTGTTTACATTGTATACACGGTACTTGGAGATGTCAGCATATATATTGTAGGAAAGGATGAGTATGATGAACTTGCCT TGTCTGAAGCAATCTTTGTTATAACATCTGCTATTAAGGATGTTTGTGGAAAACCTCCAACAGAGAGATCCTTCTTGGACAAGTATGGAAAGATTTGCTTGGTTCTGGATGAAATTGTGTGGACG GGGTTGCTGGAAAACATTGACAAAGATAGAATCAAGAGACTTGTTAGGTTGAAACCACCAACGGAGTTCTGA